One window of Candidatus Tiamatella incendiivivens genomic DNA carries:
- a CDS encoding radical SAM protein, with product MTANTVNTEKTLPPPSSVKIENGQAYVEIAGKKIKLGGPLPPLREGEKHLNITTSICPICYRLLPARVFERNGKVYIRKICPEHGETEELYFGDAELYRRFMKYEETGKGVKKPYVGVGAPCPFSCGLCAMHENHTALANLVVTNKCNLSCWYCFFYAEKAGYIYEPSLEQIRYMIKRYKRQGVTMAVQITGGEPTMRDDLVNIVNLLKEEGVRHIQLNTNVIKFAEAYFQNPVKAVEYARQLRLAGVNTVYMSFDGVTPKTNWKNHWEVPFVFEVFRKAGMTSVVLVPTLIKGVNDHEMGDIIKFAGKHMDIVRSVNFQPVSLTGQMKKHEREKLRITIADAIINIEKQTEGQVPREAWFPIPVAAKFSKFVEAMTGTEQFCMANHPMCGAGTYIFVERDNDGIPIKYIPITTFFDVEAFIKYLDEKRIEMEKASFKKIKAVRMMVDLRKFVDSEKLPRGLSFTKLLYNIFVKRNYDALGELHYNMMFLGMMHFMDPYNYDVTRVRRCNIHYLMPDGRIVPFCAFNVVPELYRDYVQEQFKISGKEYQEQLEQGGIGPGVKYNRSKYWKIIKNSPVYKEAYKGIIF from the coding sequence ATGACAGCTAACACAGTTAATACTGAGAAAACATTGCCACCTCCTAGTAGTGTGAAAATAGAGAACGGGCAGGCTTATGTCGAGATAGCTGGTAAGAAGATAAAGTTAGGAGGGCCGCTGCCTCCTCTTAGAGAAGGGGAGAAGCATTTGAACATAACCACTAGTATATGTCCTATATGCTATAGACTTCTACCTGCCCGTGTGTTCGAGAGGAACGGGAAGGTGTATATAAGGAAAATATGTCCCGAGCATGGTGAGACGGAAGAACTCTACTTCGGTGATGCTGAACTATACAGACGGTTTATGAAATATGAAGAAACGGGTAAAGGTGTCAAGAAACCATATGTGGGGGTAGGTGCACCATGCCCCTTCTCATGCGGCTTATGTGCTATGCATGAGAACCATACAGCTCTTGCTAATTTAGTAGTAACGAATAAGTGTAATCTAAGCTGTTGGTATTGCTTCTTCTACGCTGAGAAAGCTGGTTATATTTATGAGCCGAGTTTAGAACAGATACGTTACATGATTAAGCGTTACAAGAGACAAGGAGTTACTATGGCTGTCCAAATAACAGGCGGAGAGCCTACTATGAGAGATGATCTAGTTAATATAGTCAATCTATTAAAAGAGGAAGGTGTTCGGCACATACAGTTAAACACTAATGTTATTAAGTTCGCGGAAGCATATTTCCAGAATCCTGTAAAAGCAGTAGAGTATGCAAGACAGTTGAGATTGGCAGGTGTAAATACTGTTTATATGAGCTTTGACGGTGTAACACCGAAGACTAATTGGAAAAACCACTGGGAAGTCCCATTCGTATTCGAGGTATTTAGAAAGGCAGGTATGACTAGTGTTGTTCTTGTCCCGACTCTTATTAAAGGGGTAAATGACCACGAGATGGGTGATATTATAAAGTTCGCAGGGAAGCATATGGATATAGTGAGAAGTGTCAACTTCCAGCCTGTCTCATTAACTGGGCAAATGAAAAAGCATGAGAGAGAGAAACTGAGGATAACTATAGCAGATGCTATAATAAATATAGAAAAGCAAACCGAGGGCCAGGTTCCGAGAGAGGCGTGGTTCCCAATACCTGTAGCGGCGAAATTCTCCAAGTTTGTTGAGGCTATGACTGGTACAGAACAGTTCTGTATGGCTAATCACCCTATGTGTGGGGCAGGAACCTATATATTTGTGGAAAGAGACAATGACGGTATACCAATAAAGTATATTCCCATTACAACCTTTTTCGACGTTGAAGCTTTTATCAAGTACCTAGATGAAAAGAGAATTGAAATGGAGAAAGCCAGCTTCAAGAAGATCAAGGCTGTGAGAATGATGGTGGATCTCAGGAAGTTTGTTGATTCTGAAAAACTACCTAGAGGATTAAGCTTTACCAAACTGCTTTACAATATATTTGTAAAAAGAAACTATGATGCTCTCGGAGAGTTGCATTACAATATGATGTTCTTGGGAATGATGCACTTCATGGATCCATACAACTATGATGTGACTAGAGTTAGACGGTGCAATATACATTATCTCATGCCAGACGGGAGAATAGTACCATTCTGCGCATTCAATGTTGTTCCAGAACTTTACAGGGACTATGTCCAAGAGCAGTTTAAGATATCAGGTAAAGAATATCAGGAACAACTAGAACAAGGTGGAATAGGCCCTGGTGTAAAATACAACAGGTCGAAATATTGGAAGATCATAAAGAATAGCCCGGTTTACAAGGAAGCATATAAAGGTATAATCTTCTAA
- the rsgA gene encoding GTPase RsgA, with the protein MDLASWRLLARTINKTDIVIEVLDIRDPLSTYSKRVEEMIDALGKKLVIVLNKSDLVPRDVAEEWVYQFRKAGYDAFYMSATKRLGTRRLRGFIKSLAEASPFTVAVVGYPKTGKSSIINALKAKHSAMTSPIPGSHGYTRHVQLYKIEPGFYVLDTPGVIPIEGGWPDSIIRGKSPEELEDPVPPAVALIEKILSCNPDAFIDAYGITIKDPLKIMEKLAIIRGWKYKLSGEPLVEEAARTILRDYHKAKIMFYISPSPLNFKYKSRRRE; encoded by the coding sequence TTGGATTTAGCATCATGGCGATTACTAGCAAGGACTATCAATAAAACCGATATTGTTATTGAAGTACTTGATATCAGAGATCCATTATCGACCTATAGTAAAAGAGTTGAAGAAATGATTGATGCTTTAGGTAAGAAACTAGTCATAGTCTTAAACAAAAGCGATCTGGTTCCAAGAGATGTAGCTGAAGAATGGGTATACCAGTTTAGAAAAGCAGGATACGATGCTTTCTATATGTCGGCAACCAAGAGGCTTGGAACCCGAAGGCTGAGGGGTTTCATCAAATCATTAGCTGAGGCAAGTCCGTTCACAGTAGCAGTAGTCGGTTATCCTAAAACTGGAAAGTCTAGCATTATTAACGCATTAAAAGCTAAGCATAGTGCCATGACAAGCCCCATTCCGGGAAGCCATGGATATACAAGACACGTGCAGTTATACAAGATTGAGCCAGGCTTCTATGTTCTTGACACTCCAGGAGTTATACCCATAGAAGGCGGCTGGCCGGACTCGATAATTAGGGGTAAAAGCCCTGAAGAGCTGGAGGATCCCGTTCCCCCAGCAGTAGCTTTAATCGAGAAAATCTTAAGTTGCAACCCAGACGCTTTTATCGACGCATACGGTATAACAATCAAAGATCCCCTAAAGATCATGGAGAAACTAGCGATTATACGGGGATGGAAGTATAAACTAAGCGGTGAGCCTTTGGTTGAAGAGGCTGCCAGAACTATCTTAAGAGATTACCATAAAGCAAAGATAATGTTTTACATATCACCGTCTCCACTCAATTTCAAGTATAAATCGAGAAGAAGGGAGTAA
- a CDS encoding SCP2 sterol-binding domain-containing protein: MGLEEYQSLIAEVFEKAKAKVPDIASWNKVYQFETDEGDQFYIEISGGELKVIEGKHSSPIATLKMPRQVLEQVLKGELDAMKAFMTGKMKITGNVFDTANLRKMINAGLGKE; encoded by the coding sequence ATGGGATTGGAAGAATATCAAAGCCTGATAGCCGAGGTATTTGAGAAAGCTAAGGCGAAGGTTCCAGATATAGCTAGCTGGAACAAAGTTTATCAATTCGAGACTGATGAAGGTGATCAGTTCTATATTGAAATAAGTGGAGGAGAATTAAAGGTAATTGAAGGAAAACACTCCAGCCCTATAGCAACCCTCAAGATGCCCAGGCAAGTCCTAGAGCAGGTCTTGAAAGGAGAACTCGATGCTATGAAAGCTTTTATGACGGGAAAAATGAAGATAACAGGAAATGTATTTGACACAGCAAACTTGAGGAAGATGATTAACGCTGGCCTAGGAAAAGAGTAA
- a CDS encoding DUF2208 domain-containing protein, with translation MSMVQYGWKQALLSQVSIIVFSLAAAFFRHYYGYIIALFFVVYFVAMAKLNKSRAGKGKVSTEEMQTSRKFIEEKNARDIMMEDKEISKDMAEQMNAMKVMMIPSLIVMVYFFLLWKYVPAMGNDLTPYVSSHSIAYFIAFLVYFEGSFAITWGSRSYMMGKTGHMVSYNMPTSYTITEKGILVGGLLGQQPIPFPFEDNVEVNLNEKRKFVEIVQIKDKNVIKIRLYAKQPKRLYDILTRYGMRGKEESLKQASSKK, from the coding sequence ATGTCAATGGTGCAATACGGCTGGAAGCAAGCTCTGCTTTCACAAGTATCAATAATAGTGTTTAGTCTGGCTGCGGCGTTCTTTAGGCATTATTACGGTTATATTATCGCATTATTCTTCGTGGTATATTTCGTTGCTATGGCAAAGCTGAATAAATCTCGTGCGGGAAAAGGTAAGGTCTCTACCGAGGAAATGCAGACGTCCAGGAAGTTTATTGAAGAGAAGAATGCACGTGACATAATGATGGAAGACAAAGAAATATCTAAGGATATGGCTGAGCAAATGAATGCCATGAAAGTCATGATGATACCAAGCTTAATAGTTATGGTCTACTTCTTTCTTCTATGGAAGTATGTTCCAGCAATGGGAAACGATTTAACACCTTATGTAAGCTCGCATTCAATAGCATATTTTATTGCATTCCTGGTATACTTCGAAGGAAGCTTTGCTATAACGTGGGGTTCACGATCGTATATGATGGGGAAAACAGGACATATGGTATCATATAATATGCCTACGTCTTATACAATAACGGAAAAGGGGATACTTGTCGGTGGACTTCTAGGTCAGCAGCCTATACCGTTTCCTTTTGAGGATAATGTTGAAGTCAATTTAAATGAGAAGAGAAAGTTCGTTGAGATAGTACAGATCAAAGATAAGAACGTCATCAAAATACGTTTGTATGCGAAGCAACCGAAGAGGCTTTATGACATATTGACTAGGTATGGTATGAGAGGTAAGGAAGAAAGCTTGAAGCAGGCTTCCAGCAAAAAATAG
- a CDS encoding thioredoxin family protein, whose protein sequence is MDKELLTLSEKLRERANFLELKLKDPIIEVNRYNIDNIVEKNTAIFLFFTADWCGPCISYLSTYRDLAVELAKPKVIFAKVDVDKSADIADKYLIDHIPSIAVIVNSKHVDTLIGSMSKEKLKEKLSSYIDLVGH, encoded by the coding sequence ATGGATAAAGAATTACTCACACTCTCGGAAAAACTTCGTGAACGAGCGAATTTTCTCGAACTCAAACTAAAGGATCCAATTATAGAAGTAAACAGATATAACATAGATAATATCGTAGAAAAAAACACTGCAATATTCCTGTTCTTTACAGCCGACTGGTGTGGACCATGCATATCCTATCTATCTACATATAGAGATTTGGCTGTAGAATTAGCCAAGCCAAAAGTAATTTTCGCAAAGGTTGACGTCGACAAAAGTGCCGATATAGCCGATAAATACCTTATAGATCACATCCCAAGTATAGCTGTGATTGTTAACTCCAAACATGTGGATACATTAATAGGAAGCATGTCCAAGGAAAAACTAAAGGAAAAACTCTCATCATACATTGACCTTGTAGGTCATTAG
- a CDS encoding amidohydrolase family protein: protein MKSLKLGGILYGEQLEFRSNVCLFLNESIILESIENFSSCPLETSGSSYYILLPLPANSHTHLADWIIPEYGTDLSLDELVAPPNGLKHKHLKEAEIDGKVKGYAEALNYTDTTGTQLVVDYREGGIDGCKIAKKALSASMFKGILKLLGRPDHAKPDHHYLSLLVEECDGFGLPSPLYYSEETLREMAKLSGEKNIPLSAHVAETREIRQQEDLELLLEHLDPTFIVHGTYLEENDIAVLKERNIPVSVCPRSVLFHSTGIPPIKLFFDNNLSIMIGSDNAAWFTPDPWRDASLLYYIGRSQGVKSMEFDLWILRGLFINPYFVLGITPPLIKEGMRVNGILVEGESSGLLKAENKYAGIIKRVDRKSIVARMP from the coding sequence GTGAAGTCTTTAAAGCTAGGTGGAATTCTATATGGAGAACAACTGGAATTCAGAAGTAACGTATGCTTGTTTCTAAATGAGAGCATTATATTAGAAAGCATTGAAAATTTTTCATCCTGCCCTCTAGAAACTAGCGGTAGCTCGTATTATATACTATTACCACTCCCAGCAAACTCCCATACCCACTTAGCCGACTGGATAATACCAGAATATGGGACTGATCTAAGCCTCGATGAGCTAGTTGCTCCCCCAAATGGACTTAAACATAAACATCTCAAGGAAGCCGAAATTGATGGGAAAGTGAAAGGATATGCGGAAGCCTTAAACTACACTGATACTACTGGCACCCAGTTAGTCGTGGATTACAGGGAAGGGGGAATAGATGGATGCAAAATAGCGAAGAAAGCTCTCTCAGCCTCAATGTTCAAGGGTATATTAAAACTCCTAGGTAGGCCTGATCATGCAAAACCAGATCATCATTATCTTTCTTTGCTAGTGGAAGAATGTGATGGTTTTGGGTTACCTTCTCCTCTTTATTATTCAGAGGAAACACTAAGAGAAATGGCGAAATTGTCTGGTGAAAAGAACATTCCATTATCAGCACATGTAGCTGAAACAAGGGAAATAAGGCAACAAGAGGATCTTGAATTATTACTAGAACATCTGGATCCTACATTCATAGTTCACGGTACTTATTTGGAGGAAAACGATATAGCCGTTCTTAAAGAGAGAAATATTCCAGTATCTGTCTGTCCGAGAAGCGTTTTATTCCACTCTACTGGAATACCTCCTATAAAATTGTTTTTCGATAATAATCTCAGCATAATGATCGGTTCAGATAATGCTGCATGGTTTACTCCCGACCCTTGGAGGGATGCTTCTCTCTTATACTATATAGGAAGAAGTCAAGGAGTTAAATCTATGGAGTTCGATCTCTGGATACTAAGAGGTCTGTTTATAAACCCTTATTTCGTTCTCGGAATAACTCCTCCCTTAATAAAGGAGGGAATGCGTGTTAATGGTATTTTAGTAGAGGGAGAATCGTCAGGGTTGTTAAAAGCAGAAAACAAATACGCTGGAATAATCAAAAGGGTTGATAGAAAATCTATTGTCGCTAGGATGCCGTAA